In the bacterium genome, one interval contains:
- a CDS encoding helix-turn-helix transcriptional regulator, which translates to MMTSDRINQQGSMISQLRQRLSMTQEEFAHAIGVTVSTVNRWENGHIEPSRLARKAMQGLATQAAIPIDLEATTAPLIGHVSKSF; encoded by the coding sequence ATGATGACCAGCGACAGGATCAACCAGCAGGGTTCGATGATCTCCCAACTGCGCCAGCGCCTCAGCATGACGCAGGAGGAGTTCGCGCACGCCATCGGCGTCACCGTGTCCACGGTGAACCGGTGGGAGAACGGTCACATCGAGCCGAGCCGGTTGGCACGCAAGGCGATGCAGGGTCTGGCCACCCAGGCGGCGATCCCCATCGATCTCGAGGCCACCACGGCGCCGCTCATCGGGCACGTCAGCAAGTCGTTCTGA
- a CDS encoding right-handed parallel beta-helix repeat-containing protein, with translation MAALLPAPASATHERAALITWAPIAGNTVEFTITGAWRRSAYSTASGRCRNVASPSLPSIACSGVDGYAAVGDVIVESLGGTQFDPGQGSVISSPLNALLYVVTSVDPVNDWLYGTALDPSSLPTIDTTISKTYTNSSPKTAFIQDCCRISNTPGGNQHINNPDGSYRIETRVTLGGSNRPPVSTMPPVVLCPVNGLCTFQVPGTDPDGDPITYRFSTATEASGSSSGFRQPGPTSAPNAATISSSGLYTWNTAGATVGSGTTYYSTQVTIEDRDGSNNVKSKIAVDFLIQLVSQSGTPPVFDHPPTPACGSTITVNPGAVVSFTAQASDVDFGQTVTLNAVGMPSGATFTPSLPTTANPVSSVFTWNTIGGDAGTTHVVTMTATDSSNLQASCSVNITVNQCQSDADCADNSLCTTDTCQPGNPNANAGGCVSAPVVCDACQTCDPGLGCTGAVCTPIYTLTSTPTPSSTPTATETATGTNPPTATITDTPTVTNTPTRTNTPVPYCGDGNLDPGESCDDGNGIAGDGCEPDCTVSTACSLVYPGVERFVGGCGAPSDPDIQTAIDNAADGDIITICPGTYTQPVQVTKQVKIRAFAPGVIVQTTGTAFDIRRSGVVIDGLTIQASGGSAISANAICPLGQPSCASPGRGTNLTLSNNTISNSAIGIGWQRRVDCVQIEGNTMAGNASHIEILQQEGTPAILVSIIANQISGGGASGSAVSLSGIGATIAANTIANSNTSGLVLAAMSAGSQVIENAIANNSGDGITIRPGAEVTAIHDNNITHNEVGLGNESGAGTLDASLNWWRSQTGPSGLYTGIGDRIVNRVGGASTTFLEFLCKPFPQGFPSIQGVCSTETAEVRQLVPGRNPDLDTFGRYIVFESSANMNVDRRSAYSNGDASQEIFLLNRRPKKSLTGICLGGLLSCDFANLGACTRCNGRKQCPGDPSADPIILNGECVIVTQLTNGGAGTSSRGPRLTGLAKTVVFDSDSDAAGGNVDGSREVDAWSRKSFEKAAPALSSYSDGAPPEGFERPVPAMSGKVVVLESNANPTGGNADGNTEIFIYKPRSNQWIQVTDTLPPVENHRPATIDGRRLIFDSTGDLQNDPRAPAASNADGNRELFLARLRGGGAVEIRQLTNTAAPADNRAGSLDANSALIAFSSTADLVTGQNTDGSREVFTWTRRTGAFEQITHAPSGESTNPVINLSKRFLVFESTADLTLSGASNRRIFQFDRSKGELLLLSRSRFGTNQAPRIKKRRFVVWESNANLTGNNAGGDWVIYLFDRKKD, from the coding sequence GTGGCGGCACTGCTCCCCGCGCCTGCCTCGGCGACCCATGAGCGCGCCGCGCTCATCACCTGGGCGCCGATCGCCGGCAACACCGTCGAGTTCACCATCACCGGCGCCTGGCGGCGCAGCGCCTACAGCACCGCCAGTGGTCGCTGCCGCAACGTCGCCAGCCCGTCGCTGCCATCGATTGCGTGCAGCGGTGTCGACGGCTACGCCGCCGTCGGCGACGTCATCGTCGAATCGCTCGGCGGCACGCAGTTCGATCCCGGCCAGGGCTCGGTGATCTCCTCGCCGCTCAACGCCCTGCTCTACGTCGTCACCTCGGTCGACCCGGTCAACGACTGGCTCTACGGCACGGCGCTCGATCCCAGCAGCCTGCCGACGATCGACACCACGATCTCCAAGACCTACACCAACTCGTCGCCCAAGACGGCCTTCATCCAGGACTGCTGCCGCATCTCCAATACGCCGGGCGGCAACCAGCACATCAACAACCCCGACGGCAGCTATCGCATCGAGACGCGCGTCACGCTCGGCGGCAGCAACCGACCGCCGGTCAGCACCATGCCACCGGTCGTGCTGTGTCCGGTCAACGGTCTCTGCACTTTTCAGGTTCCGGGCACCGATCCGGACGGCGATCCGATCACGTATCGGTTCTCTACCGCGACCGAGGCGAGCGGGTCGTCGAGCGGGTTCCGCCAGCCGGGGCCGACGAGCGCGCCCAATGCGGCGACGATCAGCAGCAGCGGCCTCTACACCTGGAACACCGCCGGTGCCACGGTCGGCAGCGGCACCACCTATTATTCCACCCAGGTCACGATCGAAGATCGCGACGGCAGCAACAACGTCAAGAGCAAGATCGCGGTCGATTTCCTCATCCAACTCGTCAGCCAGAGCGGCACGCCGCCGGTCTTCGATCACCCGCCGACGCCGGCCTGTGGCAGCACCATCACCGTCAATCCGGGGGCCGTGGTTTCGTTCACCGCTCAGGCGTCCGACGTCGACTTCGGCCAGACGGTGACGCTCAACGCCGTCGGCATGCCCAGCGGGGCGACCTTCACCCCGTCGCTGCCAACCACCGCCAACCCGGTCAGCAGTGTCTTCACCTGGAACACCATCGGTGGCGACGCCGGAACGACGCACGTCGTCACGATGACCGCCACGGACAGCTCCAATCTGCAAGCCTCGTGTTCGGTCAACATCACCGTCAACCAGTGCCAGAGCGACGCCGACTGCGCCGACAACAGTCTGTGCACCACCGACACCTGCCAGCCCGGCAATCCCAACGCCAACGCCGGCGGCTGCGTCAGCGCCCCCGTCGTCTGCGACGCCTGCCAGACGTGCGATCCGGGCCTCGGTTGCACCGGCGCCGTGTGCACGCCGATCTACACGCTGACGTCGACGCCGACGCCCTCCTCGACGCCGACCGCCACCGAGACCGCGACCGGGACCAATCCGCCCACCGCGACCATCACCGACACGCCGACGGTGACCAATACGCCGACCCGTACCAACACGCCGGTGCCCTACTGCGGCGACGGCAATCTCGATCCTGGCGAGAGCTGCGACGACGGCAATGGCATCGCGGGTGACGGATGCGAGCCCGACTGCACCGTCTCGACCGCCTGCAGCCTGGTCTATCCGGGCGTCGAGCGCTTCGTCGGCGGCTGCGGAGCGCCGAGCGACCCCGACATCCAGACGGCGATCGACAACGCCGCGGACGGCGACATCATCACCATCTGTCCGGGCACCTACACGCAGCCGGTGCAGGTCACCAAGCAGGTCAAGATCCGCGCCTTCGCGCCCGGCGTGATCGTGCAGACGACCGGCACCGCCTTCGACATCCGGCGCAGCGGCGTGGTGATCGACGGCCTGACGATCCAGGCGAGCGGTGGCTCCGCGATTTCCGCGAACGCCATCTGCCCGCTCGGCCAACCGTCGTGCGCCAGCCCAGGGCGCGGCACGAACCTGACGTTGAGCAACAATACCATCAGCAACAGTGCCATCGGCATCGGCTGGCAGCGCCGCGTCGACTGCGTCCAGATCGAAGGCAACACCATGGCCGGCAACGCGTCGCACATCGAGATCCTGCAACAGGAGGGGACGCCGGCGATCCTGGTCAGCATCATTGCCAATCAGATCAGCGGCGGCGGCGCCAGCGGCTCGGCGGTGTCCCTGTCGGGCATCGGCGCCACGATCGCCGCCAACACCATCGCCAACTCGAACACCTCGGGATTGGTGCTCGCGGCGATGAGCGCCGGCAGTCAGGTGATCGAGAACGCGATCGCCAACAACAGCGGCGATGGCATCACCATTCGTCCCGGCGCCGAGGTGACGGCGATCCACGACAACAACATCACCCACAACGAGGTCGGCCTGGGCAACGAGTCCGGCGCCGGGACCCTCGACGCGTCCCTCAACTGGTGGCGCTCGCAGACCGGTCCGAGCGGCCTCTACACCGGCATCGGCGATCGCATCGTCAATCGCGTCGGTGGCGCCAGCACCACGTTCCTCGAGTTTCTCTGCAAGCCGTTCCCACAGGGCTTCCCGAGCATCCAGGGCGTGTGCAGCACCGAGACCGCCGAGGTGCGGCAGTTGGTGCCGGGGCGCAATCCGGATCTGGACACCTTCGGCCGCTACATCGTGTTCGAGTCGAGCGCGAACATGAACGTCGATCGGCGCAGCGCCTACAGCAATGGCGACGCCAGCCAGGAGATCTTCCTTCTCAATCGGCGGCCGAAGAAGTCGTTGACCGGCATCTGCCTCGGGGGGCTGCTGTCGTGTGACTTCGCCAATCTCGGCGCCTGCACGCGTTGCAACGGGCGCAAGCAGTGTCCGGGCGACCCGAGCGCCGATCCGATCATCCTGAACGGCGAGTGCGTGATCGTCACCCAGCTCACCAACGGTGGCGCCGGCACGAGCAGCCGTGGCCCCCGTCTCACCGGCCTCGCCAAGACGGTGGTGTTCGACAGCGACAGCGATGCCGCTGGCGGCAACGTGGACGGCTCGCGCGAGGTCGACGCCTGGAGCCGCAAGAGCTTCGAGAAGGCCGCGCCGGCGTTGTCGTCGTACTCCGACGGTGCGCCACCCGAGGGCTTCGAGCGCCCGGTGCCGGCGATGAGCGGCAAGGTGGTGGTGCTCGAGTCAAATGCGAATCCGACCGGCGGGAACGCGGACGGCAACACCGAGATCTTCATCTACAAGCCGCGCAGCAACCAGTGGATCCAGGTCACGGACACGCTGCCGCCGGTGGAGAACCACCGCCCGGCGACCATCGATGGGCGCCGCTTGATCTTCGACTCGACGGGCGACCTGCAGAACGATCCCAGGGCGCCGGCGGCCAGCAACGCCGACGGCAACCGCGAGCTGTTTCTGGCGCGGCTGCGCGGCGGCGGCGCGGTGGAGATTCGTCAGCTCACCAATACCGCGGCGCCAGCCGACAACCGGGCCGGTAGCCTCGACGCCAACAGCGCGCTGATCGCCTTCTCCTCGACCGCCGATCTGGTCACCGGGCAGAACACCGACGGCAGCCGCGAAGTCTTCACCTGGACGCGGCGTACGGGCGCCTTCGAGCAGATCACGCACGCCCCGAGCGGCGAGAGCACCAACCCGGTGATCAATCTCAGCAAGCGATTCCTGGTCTTCGAATCCACCGCCGATCTGACGTTGAGCGGCGCCAGCAACCGCCGCATCTTCCAGTTCGATCGCAGCAAGGGCGAGCTGCTCCTCCTGTCGCGATCGCGCTTCGGCACCAACCAGGCGCCGCGCATCAAGAAGCGGCGCTTCGTCGTCTGGGAGTCCAACGCCAATCTCACCGGCAACAACGCCGGCGGGGATTGGGTGATCTACCTGTTCGACCGCAAGAAGGACTGA
- a CDS encoding phosphoadenylyl-sulfate reductase: protein MSVAIPRSVIDTVLSRAFDDKPAEEILRWGMDTFAPRLALSASFGSPEGMVILDMMHAIDPARTRVFTIDTGRLHQETYDLMDRVRTRYEVEVEVYFPRPEAVQAMVREHGLNLFYDSVDLRKKCCGVRKVEPLERALAELDAWIAGLRPDQSVTRGDVRAVEVDEVHGGRIKLNPLVRWTREDVMAYVDRNHVPVNRLHDQGYPSVGCVPCTRSIQPGEDERAGRWWWENADQRECGIHVGYEEKGSGI, encoded by the coding sequence ATGAGCGTCGCCATCCCGCGGTCGGTGATCGACACCGTCCTGTCGCGCGCCTTCGACGACAAGCCCGCGGAGGAGATCCTGCGCTGGGGGATGGACACCTTCGCGCCCCGTCTCGCGCTGTCCGCCAGCTTCGGCTCGCCCGAGGGCATGGTGATCCTCGACATGATGCACGCCATCGACCCGGCGCGGACCCGCGTCTTCACGATCGATACCGGCCGCCTCCACCAGGAGACGTACGACCTCATGGACCGCGTGCGCACGCGCTACGAGGTCGAGGTCGAGGTCTACTTTCCGCGCCCCGAAGCCGTGCAGGCCATGGTGCGGGAGCACGGGCTGAACCTGTTCTATGATTCGGTCGACCTGCGGAAGAAGTGCTGTGGCGTGCGCAAGGTCGAGCCGCTCGAACGCGCCCTGGCCGAGCTCGACGCCTGGATTGCCGGCCTGCGCCCGGACCAGTCGGTCACCCGCGGCGACGTCCGCGCGGTCGAGGTCGACGAGGTGCACGGGGGGCGGATCAAGTTGAACCCGCTGGTGCGCTGGACGCGCGAGGACGTGATGGCCTACGTCGATCGCAACCACGTGCCGGTGAACCGCCTGCACGATCAGGGCTACCCCAGCGTCGGCTGCGTGCCCTGCACCCGGTCCATCCAACCGGGCGAGGACGAGCGCGCCGGGCGCTGGTGGTGGGAGAACGCCGACCAGCGCGAATGCGGCATCCACGTCGGCTACGAGGAAAAAGGCTCCGGCATCTGA
- a CDS encoding serine hydrolase, whose product MGFERVEQEMAQAVHRGVFPGAVLLVRAGTHVFYLRAFGSRQIEPTRAPMAEDTIFDLSSLTKPLATTTAIMLLMRDGKLRLDDRVTRFLHNFGVYGKTHVTIRHLLSHASGLAAWRPFYKDLQQIEKRGEKVNFLGSTAAKEYVYQAIGRERPESPAGAKAVYSDLGFMLLGALVEMASGTTLDRFYNDRVVRPLGLRATSFIDLGMVRSRRIVPVTEMIAATERCPWRKRVLCGEVHDDNAWAMGGVAGHAGLFASARDIDTLLCHLRAAWAGQDEVLPAALVREFWTRDRTPGSTWALGWDTPSPTGSQSGSRFSSDTIGHLGFTGTSIWMDLARDRHVVLLTNRVHPTRDNDAIKQFRPVIHDLVNEALDGEG is encoded by the coding sequence ATGGGCTTCGAGCGCGTCGAGCAGGAGATGGCGCAGGCGGTGCACCGCGGCGTCTTCCCCGGCGCCGTGCTGCTGGTGCGCGCCGGCACGCACGTCTTCTATCTGCGCGCCTTCGGCTCGCGGCAGATCGAGCCGACCCGCGCGCCGATGGCCGAGGACACCATCTTCGACCTCTCCTCGCTGACCAAACCGCTCGCCACCACCACGGCGATCATGCTGCTGATGCGCGACGGCAAGCTGCGCCTCGACGATCGGGTGACGCGCTTCCTCCACAACTTCGGCGTCTACGGCAAGACCCACGTCACCATCCGCCACCTGCTCTCGCACGCGTCCGGCCTGGCGGCGTGGCGGCCCTTCTACAAGGACCTGCAGCAGATCGAGAAGCGGGGCGAGAAGGTCAACTTTCTCGGCAGCACGGCGGCCAAGGAGTACGTCTACCAGGCGATCGGCCGCGAACGTCCCGAGTCGCCGGCCGGCGCGAAGGCGGTCTACAGCGATCTCGGCTTCATGCTCCTCGGGGCGCTGGTCGAGATGGCGTCGGGGACGACGCTCGATCGCTTCTACAACGACCGCGTCGTGCGGCCGCTGGGGCTGCGCGCCACCTCGTTCATCGATCTCGGCATGGTGCGATCGCGCCGCATCGTGCCGGTGACCGAGATGATCGCCGCCACCGAGCGCTGCCCGTGGCGCAAGCGGGTGCTGTGCGGCGAGGTCCACGACGACAACGCCTGGGCGATGGGCGGTGTCGCCGGACACGCCGGCCTGTTCGCGTCGGCGCGCGACATCGACACGCTGCTCTGTCACCTGCGTGCCGCCTGGGCGGGCCAGGACGAGGTGCTGCCGGCGGCGCTGGTGCGCGAGTTCTGGACCCGCGACCGGACGCCGGGATCGACCTGGGCGCTCGGCTGGGACACGCCGTCGCCCACCGGATCGCAGTCCGGCAGCCGCTTCTCGTCCGACACCATCGGGCATCTCGGGTTCACCGGCACGTCGATCTGGATGGACCTGGCGCGCGACCGCCACGTGGTGCTGCTCACCAACCGGGTGCATCCGACGCGCGACAACGATGCGATCAAGCAGTTCCGCCCCGTCATACACGACCTGGTGAACGAGGCGCTGGACGGGGAGGGGTGA
- a CDS encoding LD-carboxypeptidase → MRKPAPLRPGDLIAVTAPAAAVDGAAVEAGARLLERAGFAVRIGATVGRQAGYLAGTDAERAAELQALFADRSVRAIIAARGGYGSGRLLPRLDLETIRRQAKIVVGYSDVTFLLTELVQRANMVVFHGPMVADLAANPSGADALLRLLSGDRTTWNLRAREIVQPGTGEGVLVGGCLSILVAALGTPYAIETKGRLLFLEDVNEKPFRVDRMLTQLRQAGKLDGLAGVLFGDMTGCGHAGDAVTVRDVIREAFADARYPVVFGLPTGHGGGTATLPLGARARLAGERLHLLESPLAE, encoded by the coding sequence ATGCGCAAGCCGGCGCCGTTGCGGCCGGGTGATCTGATCGCGGTCACCGCGCCGGCGGCGGCGGTCGACGGCGCGGCGGTGGAGGCCGGGGCGCGCCTGCTCGAGCGGGCGGGGTTCGCGGTGCGCATCGGGGCGACGGTCGGCCGCCAGGCGGGCTACCTCGCCGGCACCGATGCCGAGCGGGCGGCTGAGCTGCAGGCGCTGTTCGCCGACCGCAGCGTCCGCGCCATCATCGCGGCGCGCGGCGGCTACGGCAGCGGCCGGCTGCTGCCGCGGCTCGACCTGGAGACCATCCGCCGGCAGGCGAAGATCGTGGTCGGCTACAGCGACGTCACCTTCCTGCTGACGGAGCTGGTGCAACGCGCCAACATGGTGGTGTTCCACGGCCCGATGGTCGCCGACCTGGCGGCCAACCCAAGCGGGGCCGACGCCCTGCTGCGTCTGCTGAGCGGCGACCGCACCACCTGGAATCTGCGGGCGCGCGAGATCGTCCAGCCCGGCACCGGCGAGGGCGTCCTGGTCGGCGGCTGCCTCTCGATCCTGGTCGCGGCGCTCGGCACGCCGTACGCGATCGAGACCAAGGGCCGGCTGCTCTTCCTCGAGGACGTGAACGAGAAGCCGTTCCGCGTCGACCGCATGCTCACGCAGTTGCGCCAGGCCGGCAAGCTGGACGGGCTCGCCGGGGTGCTGTTCGGCGACATGACCGGCTGCGGCCATGCCGGCGACGCGGTCACGGTGCGCGACGTCATCCGCGAGGCGTTCGCCGACGCCCGCTACCCGGTGGTGTTCGGACTGCCGACCGGGCACGGTGGGGGCACCGCCACGCTGCCGCTCGGCGCGCGCGCCCGCCTCGCCGGCGAGCGGCTGCACCTGCTCGAATCGCCACTGGCGGAATGA